The segment TGCGGAGCACCGGCGTGTCCTCCGGCTTCTGGAACCCGGCGTCCACCACCTCCCCGACGAACAGGGTGTGGCTGCCGGTGGCGACGTCCTGGCGCACCTCGCAGTCGACGTAGGCCACTGCCTGGTCGAGGATCGGGGCGCCCGTGCGGCCGTCGTGGAACGGGAAGCCGTTCATGGTGCGGGCCGCCTCGTCGACGTCGACGGGCTTGGTGAACTTGCGCACGATCGCCCGGTCCTCACGGTCGACGATGCACAGGCTGAATACCCGGCCGGCGGCGAGGAGCTCCCCGGTGAGTGACCCGTTCTCCACGGCGATGCCGACCAGCTTGGGGTCGAACGACAGCTGGGTCACCCAGTTGAGGGTCATCCCGTTGCGCCGCTCGCCGGCCCGGCTCCC is part of the Acidimicrobiales bacterium genome and harbors:
- a CDS encoding flavin reductase family protein, producing MPLSTGPVGPFPPGVDPEEYDKLRRRVLWTMPYGLYVVGSRAGERRNGMTLNWVTQLSFDPKLVGIAVENGSLTGELLAAGRVFSLCIVDREDRAIVRKFTKPVDVDEAARTMNGFPFHDGRTGAPILDQAVAYVDCEVRQDVATGSHTLFVGEVVDAGFQKPEDTPVLRMEDTRMIYGG